One segment of Phragmites australis chromosome 13, lpPhrAust1.1, whole genome shotgun sequence DNA contains the following:
- the LOC133889181 gene encoding protein JOKA2-like isoform X1, which produces MSALWAAPRFHGLEKRDDAWNLVVKVKYGDTLKRFNACVNGPYFDHDLAALRLKIASAFKFSPDVEFILTYTDEDRDVVMLDDDNDLRDAAINQKLNPLRINVQLKSSKVGVPRTKQQASNSRSLRSTALEDQLAQVKSAIDDALKFVPEQVPAILAKLSHDLRSRAASSAPSLAELLDRFAKLMIPSSNVQPSSGPADGSSRSSCGGPQTSGNSKIKHDSAPMIGSASEPSDMQNSETSKALGLKSVLFENPVSKIEQAPLYPPIEDSLIFTSSGGRKSDCKGSADTEIKRKFDAHSKGKSVTFSVPPVSITSHVAPTQRYVPAQSLGENTLRYARNPAYMTYGSNGKVSGDMPSICPRPPALYPSPPAVHPYHMNFGAKGLINGDLCSTFPPPPNIYEPFKLNTPSVGTYFPYPEGIYSSGSSHRDDMPSSLSNYVPNPEGLNSFGSSYGDLSANYGSIPQHALHRWIQCDGCGVTPIVGPRYKSNVKEDYDLCGACFSHMGNESEYTRLDMPASKNNWTILGQIPPVKPDCHFIKDVTVPDGTPMAPSTPFTKIWRMQNSGATMWPFGTQLIWVGGDQFSCQSSVKLAISLNRGLPVGQVTDVAVDFLAPAKPGRYISYWRLALPSGQKFGQQVWVLIQVEQPIQTSSSKQAAAINLNLALEANSAKLKPSIIDMNSDPIVPFFGYSEKLKPFSININTDTTVPNFEYRFRESIKPKESEPAPSVMPSVPTAVQPVQIPITDASALSAGAALASVPAGVPATDAMSAPVSVPAPATAPVSVPAPATAPISVPAAPSNEIINHTEEKLLSELEHMGFMQADLNKEILRQNKYDLEQSVVDLCGFNEWDPLLGELSELGFDDAEMNKAVVESDDERIKLLATDLSSSAKDQ; this is translated from the exons ATGTCTGCCCTTTGGGCCGCGCCGCGGTTCCACGGCCTCGAGAAGCGCGACGACGCGTGGAATCTCGTCGTCAAG GTCAAATACGGTGACACCCTGAAACGTTTCAATGCTTGTGTGAATGGTCCATACTTTGATCATGATCTGGCTGCCCTTCGGTTGAAGATTGCAAGTGCCTTTAAGTTCAGTCCTGATGTTGAATTCATTCTCACTTATACTGACGAGGATAGAGATGTGGTCATGCTggatgatgataatgatctaCGTGATGCTGCTATTAATCAGAAATTGAACCCTCTTAGGATTAATGTTCAGTTGAAGAGCAGCAAGGTTGGGGTACCTCGGACAAAACAGCAGGCCTCGAATTCCAGATCTCTGAGGTCCACGGCTCTCGAAGATCAACTAGCTCAGGTGAAATCAGCTATTGATGATGCCTTGAAGTTTGTACCAGAGCAAGTCCCCGCTATCCTTGCAAAACTGTCCCATGACTTGCGCTCTAGAGCTGCATCATCAGCACCATCATTGGCCGAGTTGCTGGACCGTTTTGCTAAACTGATGATACCAAGTAGCAACGTGCAGCCTTCTAGTGGCCCTGCTGATGGCTCATCTCGCTCCTCTTGTGGTGGACCACAAACATCGGGAAATTCTAAGATTAAGCATGACTCTGCACCTATGATAGGTTCAGCTTCAGAGCCCTCGGACATGCAAAATTCTGAGACATCTAAAGCACTTGGTCTTAAGAGTGTGCTATTTGAGAACCCCGTTTCTAAAATTGAACAAGCACCACTATATCCTCCCATTGAGGATTCACTGATTTTTACTAGTTCAGGTGGAAGGAAATCTGATTGCAAAGGAAGTGCTGATACTGAGATTAAGAGAAAATTTGATGCGCACAGTAAGGGTAAATCTGTCACATTCTCCGTGCCACCAGTTTCTATCACATCTCATGTTGCTCCTACCCAACGATATGTTCCTGCTCAATCTTTGGGTGAAAACACATTGAGATATGCACGAAACCCTGCCTATATGACCTATGGATCCAATGGAAAGGTCAGTGGTGATATGCCGTCGATATGCCCTCGTCCACCAGCATTGTACCCTTCTCCACCAGCAGTGCACCCTTACCATATGAACTTTGGGGCAAAGGGATTAATTAATGGTGATTTGTGCTCGACTTTTCCCCCTCCACCCAACATCTATGAACCATTCAAGTTGAACACACCATCAGTTGGTACGTATTTCCCTTACCCAGAAGGCATCTACTCTTCTGGGAGTTCGCACAGAGATGATATGCCCTCATCACTCAGTAATTATGTGCCTAATCCAGAAGGCTTGAACTCTTTTGGGAGTTCATACGGAGATCTTAGTGCCAATTATGGGAGCATCCCACAACACGCACTGCATAGATGGATACAATGTGATGGCTGTGGGGTGACGCCTATTGTTGGGCCTCGCTACAAGTCTAATGT TAAAGAAGACTATGATTTGTGCGGTGCCTGTTTTTCTCACATGGGCAATGAGTCTGAATATACCAGATTAGACATGCCAGCTTCAAAAAAT AACTGGACGATCCTTGGGCAGATTCCACCGGTGAAGCCTGACTGTCACTTCATCAAGGATGTTACTGTCCCTGATGGTACACCAATGGCACCGTCAACTCCCTTTACCAAGATTTGGCGCATGCAGAACAGTGGGGCTACCATGTGGCCGTTTGGTACCCAGCTTATCTGGGTTGGCGGGGATCAATTTTCATGCCAGAGTTCAGTTAAATTAGCG ATTTCATTGAATAGGGGGCTTCCTGTGGGCCAAGTGACTGATGTCGCTGTTGATTTTCTTGCCCCTGCGAAGCCTGGTAGGTACATATCTTACTGGAGATTGGCATTACCCTCAGGTCAGAAATTTGGTCAGCAAGTTTGGGTTCTTATTCAG GTGGAGCAGCCTATTCAAACCAGTAGTAGCAAACAGGCTGCTGCAATAAACTTGAACCTGGCCCTAGAAGCCAACAGTGCAAAACTGAAGCCTTCCATCATTgatatgaacagtgatcccATAGTGCCTTTCTTTGGATACTCTGAAAAATTGAAGCCTTTCAGCATCAATATAAACACTGATACCACAGTGCCTAACTTTGAATACCGTTTTCGTGAATCCATCAAACCCAAGGAATCTGAGCCTGCTCCTAGTGTTATGCCCTCTGTCCCAACAGCAGTTCAACCAGTGCAGATCCCCATCACTGATGCATCCGCCTTGTCTGCTGGAGCTGCATTGGCTTCGGTACCTGCTGGTGTGCCTGCAACTGATGCTATGTCTGCTCCTGTTAGTGTGCCTGCGCCTGCAACTGCTCCTGTTAGTGTGCCTGCGCCTGCAACTGCTCCTATTAGTGTGCCTGCTGCACCTTCTAATGAAATCATCAACCACACGGAGGAGAAACTGCTGAGTGAGCTGGAGCATATGGGCTTCATGCAGGCTGACCTGAACAAGGAGATACTCCGGCAGAATAAGTACGACCTGGAGCAGTCTGTTGTTGATCTATGTGGCTTCAATGAGTGGGATCCACTCCTTGGCGAGCTCTCCGAACTG GGTTTTGATGATGCAGAGATGAACAAGGCGGTGGTTGAGAGTGACGACGAACGCATCAAGCTACTGGCCACTGATCTCTCTTCCAGTGCGAAGGACCAGTGA
- the LOC133889181 gene encoding protein JOKA2-like isoform X3 produces the protein MSALWAAPRFHGLEKRDDAWNLVVKVKYGDTLKRFNACVNGPYFDHDLAALRLKIASAFKFSPDVEFILTYTDEDRDVVMLDDDNDLRDAAINQKLNPLRINVQLKSSKVGVPRTKQQASNSRSLRSTALEDQLAQVKSAIDDALKFVPEQVPAILAKLSHDLRSRAASSAPSLAELLDRFAKLMIPSSNVQPSSGPADGSSRSSCGGPQTSGNSKIKHDSAPMIGSASEPSDMQNSETSKALGLKSVLFENPVSKIEQAPLYPPIEDSLIFTSSGGRKSDCKGSADTEIKRKFDAHSKGKSVTFSVPPVSITSHVAPTQRYVPAQSLGENTLRYARNPAYMTYGSNGKVSGDMPSICPRPPALYPSPPAVHPYHMNFGAKGLINGDLCSTFPPPPNIYEPFKLNTPSVGTYFPYPEGIYSSGSSHRDDMPSSLSNYVPNPEGLNSFGSSYGDLSANYGSIPQHALHRWIQCDGCGVTPIVGPRYKSNVKEDYDLCGACFSHMGNESEYTRLDMPASKNNWTILGQIPPVKPDCHFIKDVTVPDGTPMAPSTPFTKIWRMQNSGATMWPFGTQLIWVGGDQFSCQSSVKLAISLNRGLPVGQVTDVAVDFLAPAKPGRYISYWRLALPSGQKFGQQVWVLIQVEQPIQTSSSKQAAAINLNLALEANSAKLKPSIIDMNSDPIVPFFGYSEKLKPFSININTDTTVPNFEYRFRESIKPKESEPAPSVMPSVPTAVQPVQIPITDASALSAGAALASVPAGVPATDAMSAPVSVPAPATAPVSVPAPATAPISVPAAPSNEIINHTEEKLLSELEHMGFMQADLNKEILRQNKYDLEQSVVDLCGFNEWDPLLEMNKAVVESDDERIKLLATDLSSSAKDQ, from the exons ATGTCTGCCCTTTGGGCCGCGCCGCGGTTCCACGGCCTCGAGAAGCGCGACGACGCGTGGAATCTCGTCGTCAAG GTCAAATACGGTGACACCCTGAAACGTTTCAATGCTTGTGTGAATGGTCCATACTTTGATCATGATCTGGCTGCCCTTCGGTTGAAGATTGCAAGTGCCTTTAAGTTCAGTCCTGATGTTGAATTCATTCTCACTTATACTGACGAGGATAGAGATGTGGTCATGCTggatgatgataatgatctaCGTGATGCTGCTATTAATCAGAAATTGAACCCTCTTAGGATTAATGTTCAGTTGAAGAGCAGCAAGGTTGGGGTACCTCGGACAAAACAGCAGGCCTCGAATTCCAGATCTCTGAGGTCCACGGCTCTCGAAGATCAACTAGCTCAGGTGAAATCAGCTATTGATGATGCCTTGAAGTTTGTACCAGAGCAAGTCCCCGCTATCCTTGCAAAACTGTCCCATGACTTGCGCTCTAGAGCTGCATCATCAGCACCATCATTGGCCGAGTTGCTGGACCGTTTTGCTAAACTGATGATACCAAGTAGCAACGTGCAGCCTTCTAGTGGCCCTGCTGATGGCTCATCTCGCTCCTCTTGTGGTGGACCACAAACATCGGGAAATTCTAAGATTAAGCATGACTCTGCACCTATGATAGGTTCAGCTTCAGAGCCCTCGGACATGCAAAATTCTGAGACATCTAAAGCACTTGGTCTTAAGAGTGTGCTATTTGAGAACCCCGTTTCTAAAATTGAACAAGCACCACTATATCCTCCCATTGAGGATTCACTGATTTTTACTAGTTCAGGTGGAAGGAAATCTGATTGCAAAGGAAGTGCTGATACTGAGATTAAGAGAAAATTTGATGCGCACAGTAAGGGTAAATCTGTCACATTCTCCGTGCCACCAGTTTCTATCACATCTCATGTTGCTCCTACCCAACGATATGTTCCTGCTCAATCTTTGGGTGAAAACACATTGAGATATGCACGAAACCCTGCCTATATGACCTATGGATCCAATGGAAAGGTCAGTGGTGATATGCCGTCGATATGCCCTCGTCCACCAGCATTGTACCCTTCTCCACCAGCAGTGCACCCTTACCATATGAACTTTGGGGCAAAGGGATTAATTAATGGTGATTTGTGCTCGACTTTTCCCCCTCCACCCAACATCTATGAACCATTCAAGTTGAACACACCATCAGTTGGTACGTATTTCCCTTACCCAGAAGGCATCTACTCTTCTGGGAGTTCGCACAGAGATGATATGCCCTCATCACTCAGTAATTATGTGCCTAATCCAGAAGGCTTGAACTCTTTTGGGAGTTCATACGGAGATCTTAGTGCCAATTATGGGAGCATCCCACAACACGCACTGCATAGATGGATACAATGTGATGGCTGTGGGGTGACGCCTATTGTTGGGCCTCGCTACAAGTCTAATGT TAAAGAAGACTATGATTTGTGCGGTGCCTGTTTTTCTCACATGGGCAATGAGTCTGAATATACCAGATTAGACATGCCAGCTTCAAAAAAT AACTGGACGATCCTTGGGCAGATTCCACCGGTGAAGCCTGACTGTCACTTCATCAAGGATGTTACTGTCCCTGATGGTACACCAATGGCACCGTCAACTCCCTTTACCAAGATTTGGCGCATGCAGAACAGTGGGGCTACCATGTGGCCGTTTGGTACCCAGCTTATCTGGGTTGGCGGGGATCAATTTTCATGCCAGAGTTCAGTTAAATTAGCG ATTTCATTGAATAGGGGGCTTCCTGTGGGCCAAGTGACTGATGTCGCTGTTGATTTTCTTGCCCCTGCGAAGCCTGGTAGGTACATATCTTACTGGAGATTGGCATTACCCTCAGGTCAGAAATTTGGTCAGCAAGTTTGGGTTCTTATTCAG GTGGAGCAGCCTATTCAAACCAGTAGTAGCAAACAGGCTGCTGCAATAAACTTGAACCTGGCCCTAGAAGCCAACAGTGCAAAACTGAAGCCTTCCATCATTgatatgaacagtgatcccATAGTGCCTTTCTTTGGATACTCTGAAAAATTGAAGCCTTTCAGCATCAATATAAACACTGATACCACAGTGCCTAACTTTGAATACCGTTTTCGTGAATCCATCAAACCCAAGGAATCTGAGCCTGCTCCTAGTGTTATGCCCTCTGTCCCAACAGCAGTTCAACCAGTGCAGATCCCCATCACTGATGCATCCGCCTTGTCTGCTGGAGCTGCATTGGCTTCGGTACCTGCTGGTGTGCCTGCAACTGATGCTATGTCTGCTCCTGTTAGTGTGCCTGCGCCTGCAACTGCTCCTGTTAGTGTGCCTGCGCCTGCAACTGCTCCTATTAGTGTGCCTGCTGCACCTTCTAATGAAATCATCAACCACACGGAGGAGAAACTGCTGAGTGAGCTGGAGCATATGGGCTTCATGCAGGCTGACCTGAACAAGGAGATACTCCGGCAGAATAAGTACGACCTGGAGCAGTCTGTTGTTGATCTATGTGGCTTCAATGAGTGGGATCCACTCCTTG AGATGAACAAGGCGGTGGTTGAGAGTGACGACGAACGCATCAAGCTACTGGCCACTGATCTCTCTTCCAGTGCGAAGGACCAGTGA
- the LOC133889181 gene encoding protein JOKA2-like isoform X5 has product MSALWAAPRFHGLEKRDDAWNLVVKVKYGDTLKRFNACVNGPYFDHDLAALRLKIASAFKFSPDVEFILTYTDEDRDVVMLDDDNDLRDAAINQKLNPLRINVQLKSSKVGVPRTKQQASNSRSLRSTALEDQLAQVKSAIDDALKFVPEQVPAILAKLSHDLRSRAASSAPSLAELLDRFAKLMIPSSNVQPSSGPADGSSRSSCGGPQTSGNSKIKHDSAPMIGSASEPSDMQNSETSKALGLKSVLFENPVSKIEQAPLYPPIEDSLIFTSSGGRKSDCKGSADTEIKRKFDAHSKGKSVTFSVPPVSITSHVAPTQRYVPAQSLGENTLRYARNPAYMTYGSNGKVSGDMPSICPRPPALYPSPPAVHPYHMNFGAKGLINGDLCSTFPPPPNIYEPFKLNTPSVEGLNSFGSSYGDLSANYGSIPQHALHRWIQCDGCGVTPIVGPRYKSNVKEDYDLCGACFSHMGNESEYTRLDMPASKNNWTILGQIPPVKPDCHFIKDVTVPDGTPMAPSTPFTKIWRMQNSGATMWPFGTQLIWVGGDQFSCQSSVKLAISLNRGLPVGQVTDVAVDFLAPAKPGRYISYWRLALPSGQKFGQQVWVLIQVEQPIQTSSSKQAAAINLNLALEANSAKLKPSIIDMNSDPIVPFFGYSEKLKPFSININTDTTVPNFEYRFRESIKPKESEPAPSVMPSVPTAVQPVQIPITDASALSAGAALASVPAGVPATDAMSAPVSVPAPATAPVSVPAPATAPISVPAAPSNEIINHTEEKLLSELEHMGFMQADLNKEILRQNKYDLEQSVVDLCGFNEWDPLLGELSELGFDDAEMNKAVVESDDERIKLLATDLSSSAKDQ; this is encoded by the exons ATGTCTGCCCTTTGGGCCGCGCCGCGGTTCCACGGCCTCGAGAAGCGCGACGACGCGTGGAATCTCGTCGTCAAG GTCAAATACGGTGACACCCTGAAACGTTTCAATGCTTGTGTGAATGGTCCATACTTTGATCATGATCTGGCTGCCCTTCGGTTGAAGATTGCAAGTGCCTTTAAGTTCAGTCCTGATGTTGAATTCATTCTCACTTATACTGACGAGGATAGAGATGTGGTCATGCTggatgatgataatgatctaCGTGATGCTGCTATTAATCAGAAATTGAACCCTCTTAGGATTAATGTTCAGTTGAAGAGCAGCAAGGTTGGGGTACCTCGGACAAAACAGCAGGCCTCGAATTCCAGATCTCTGAGGTCCACGGCTCTCGAAGATCAACTAGCTCAGGTGAAATCAGCTATTGATGATGCCTTGAAGTTTGTACCAGAGCAAGTCCCCGCTATCCTTGCAAAACTGTCCCATGACTTGCGCTCTAGAGCTGCATCATCAGCACCATCATTGGCCGAGTTGCTGGACCGTTTTGCTAAACTGATGATACCAAGTAGCAACGTGCAGCCTTCTAGTGGCCCTGCTGATGGCTCATCTCGCTCCTCTTGTGGTGGACCACAAACATCGGGAAATTCTAAGATTAAGCATGACTCTGCACCTATGATAGGTTCAGCTTCAGAGCCCTCGGACATGCAAAATTCTGAGACATCTAAAGCACTTGGTCTTAAGAGTGTGCTATTTGAGAACCCCGTTTCTAAAATTGAACAAGCACCACTATATCCTCCCATTGAGGATTCACTGATTTTTACTAGTTCAGGTGGAAGGAAATCTGATTGCAAAGGAAGTGCTGATACTGAGATTAAGAGAAAATTTGATGCGCACAGTAAGGGTAAATCTGTCACATTCTCCGTGCCACCAGTTTCTATCACATCTCATGTTGCTCCTACCCAACGATATGTTCCTGCTCAATCTTTGGGTGAAAACACATTGAGATATGCACGAAACCCTGCCTATATGACCTATGGATCCAATGGAAAGGTCAGTGGTGATATGCCGTCGATATGCCCTCGTCCACCAGCATTGTACCCTTCTCCACCAGCAGTGCACCCTTACCATATGAACTTTGGGGCAAAGGGATTAATTAATGGTGATTTGTGCTCGACTTTTCCCCCTCCACCCAACATCTATGAACCATTCAAGTTGAACACACCATCAGTTG AAGGCTTGAACTCTTTTGGGAGTTCATACGGAGATCTTAGTGCCAATTATGGGAGCATCCCACAACACGCACTGCATAGATGGATACAATGTGATGGCTGTGGGGTGACGCCTATTGTTGGGCCTCGCTACAAGTCTAATGT TAAAGAAGACTATGATTTGTGCGGTGCCTGTTTTTCTCACATGGGCAATGAGTCTGAATATACCAGATTAGACATGCCAGCTTCAAAAAAT AACTGGACGATCCTTGGGCAGATTCCACCGGTGAAGCCTGACTGTCACTTCATCAAGGATGTTACTGTCCCTGATGGTACACCAATGGCACCGTCAACTCCCTTTACCAAGATTTGGCGCATGCAGAACAGTGGGGCTACCATGTGGCCGTTTGGTACCCAGCTTATCTGGGTTGGCGGGGATCAATTTTCATGCCAGAGTTCAGTTAAATTAGCG ATTTCATTGAATAGGGGGCTTCCTGTGGGCCAAGTGACTGATGTCGCTGTTGATTTTCTTGCCCCTGCGAAGCCTGGTAGGTACATATCTTACTGGAGATTGGCATTACCCTCAGGTCAGAAATTTGGTCAGCAAGTTTGGGTTCTTATTCAG GTGGAGCAGCCTATTCAAACCAGTAGTAGCAAACAGGCTGCTGCAATAAACTTGAACCTGGCCCTAGAAGCCAACAGTGCAAAACTGAAGCCTTCCATCATTgatatgaacagtgatcccATAGTGCCTTTCTTTGGATACTCTGAAAAATTGAAGCCTTTCAGCATCAATATAAACACTGATACCACAGTGCCTAACTTTGAATACCGTTTTCGTGAATCCATCAAACCCAAGGAATCTGAGCCTGCTCCTAGTGTTATGCCCTCTGTCCCAACAGCAGTTCAACCAGTGCAGATCCCCATCACTGATGCATCCGCCTTGTCTGCTGGAGCTGCATTGGCTTCGGTACCTGCTGGTGTGCCTGCAACTGATGCTATGTCTGCTCCTGTTAGTGTGCCTGCGCCTGCAACTGCTCCTGTTAGTGTGCCTGCGCCTGCAACTGCTCCTATTAGTGTGCCTGCTGCACCTTCTAATGAAATCATCAACCACACGGAGGAGAAACTGCTGAGTGAGCTGGAGCATATGGGCTTCATGCAGGCTGACCTGAACAAGGAGATACTCCGGCAGAATAAGTACGACCTGGAGCAGTCTGTTGTTGATCTATGTGGCTTCAATGAGTGGGATCCACTCCTTGGCGAGCTCTCCGAACTG GGTTTTGATGATGCAGAGATGAACAAGGCGGTGGTTGAGAGTGACGACGAACGCATCAAGCTACTGGCCACTGATCTCTCTTCCAGTGCGAAGGACCAGTGA
- the LOC133889181 gene encoding protein JOKA2-like isoform X2: MSALWAAPRFHGLEKRDDAWNLVVKVKYGDTLKRFNACVNGPYFDHDLAALRLKIASAFKFSPDVEFILTYTDEDRDVVMLDDDNDLRDAAINQKLNPLRINVQLKSSKVGVPRTKQQASNSRSLRSTALEDQLAQVKSAIDDALKFVPEQVPAILAKLSHDLRSRAASSAPSLAELLDRFAKLMIPSSNVQPSSGPADGSSRSSCGGPQTSGNSKIKHDSAPMIGSASEPSDMQNSETSKALGLKSVLFENPVSKIEQAPLYPPIEDSLIFTSSGGRKSDCKGSADTEIKRKFDAHSKGKSVTFSVPPVSITSHVAPTQRYVPAQSLGENTLRYARNPAYMTYGSNGKVSGDMPSICPRPPALYPSPPAVHPYHMNFGAKGLINGDLCSTFPPPPNIYEPFKLNTPSVGTYFPYPEGIYSSGSSHRDDMPSSLSNYVPNPEGLNSFGSSYGDLSANYGSIPQHALHRWIQCDGCGVTPIVGPRYKSNVKEDYDLCGACFSHMGNESEYTRLDMPASKNIPPVKPDCHFIKDVTVPDGTPMAPSTPFTKIWRMQNSGATMWPFGTQLIWVGGDQFSCQSSVKLAISLNRGLPVGQVTDVAVDFLAPAKPGRYISYWRLALPSGQKFGQQVWVLIQVEQPIQTSSSKQAAAINLNLALEANSAKLKPSIIDMNSDPIVPFFGYSEKLKPFSININTDTTVPNFEYRFRESIKPKESEPAPSVMPSVPTAVQPVQIPITDASALSAGAALASVPAGVPATDAMSAPVSVPAPATAPVSVPAPATAPISVPAAPSNEIINHTEEKLLSELEHMGFMQADLNKEILRQNKYDLEQSVVDLCGFNEWDPLLGELSELGFDDAEMNKAVVESDDERIKLLATDLSSSAKDQ, encoded by the exons ATGTCTGCCCTTTGGGCCGCGCCGCGGTTCCACGGCCTCGAGAAGCGCGACGACGCGTGGAATCTCGTCGTCAAG GTCAAATACGGTGACACCCTGAAACGTTTCAATGCTTGTGTGAATGGTCCATACTTTGATCATGATCTGGCTGCCCTTCGGTTGAAGATTGCAAGTGCCTTTAAGTTCAGTCCTGATGTTGAATTCATTCTCACTTATACTGACGAGGATAGAGATGTGGTCATGCTggatgatgataatgatctaCGTGATGCTGCTATTAATCAGAAATTGAACCCTCTTAGGATTAATGTTCAGTTGAAGAGCAGCAAGGTTGGGGTACCTCGGACAAAACAGCAGGCCTCGAATTCCAGATCTCTGAGGTCCACGGCTCTCGAAGATCAACTAGCTCAGGTGAAATCAGCTATTGATGATGCCTTGAAGTTTGTACCAGAGCAAGTCCCCGCTATCCTTGCAAAACTGTCCCATGACTTGCGCTCTAGAGCTGCATCATCAGCACCATCATTGGCCGAGTTGCTGGACCGTTTTGCTAAACTGATGATACCAAGTAGCAACGTGCAGCCTTCTAGTGGCCCTGCTGATGGCTCATCTCGCTCCTCTTGTGGTGGACCACAAACATCGGGAAATTCTAAGATTAAGCATGACTCTGCACCTATGATAGGTTCAGCTTCAGAGCCCTCGGACATGCAAAATTCTGAGACATCTAAAGCACTTGGTCTTAAGAGTGTGCTATTTGAGAACCCCGTTTCTAAAATTGAACAAGCACCACTATATCCTCCCATTGAGGATTCACTGATTTTTACTAGTTCAGGTGGAAGGAAATCTGATTGCAAAGGAAGTGCTGATACTGAGATTAAGAGAAAATTTGATGCGCACAGTAAGGGTAAATCTGTCACATTCTCCGTGCCACCAGTTTCTATCACATCTCATGTTGCTCCTACCCAACGATATGTTCCTGCTCAATCTTTGGGTGAAAACACATTGAGATATGCACGAAACCCTGCCTATATGACCTATGGATCCAATGGAAAGGTCAGTGGTGATATGCCGTCGATATGCCCTCGTCCACCAGCATTGTACCCTTCTCCACCAGCAGTGCACCCTTACCATATGAACTTTGGGGCAAAGGGATTAATTAATGGTGATTTGTGCTCGACTTTTCCCCCTCCACCCAACATCTATGAACCATTCAAGTTGAACACACCATCAGTTGGTACGTATTTCCCTTACCCAGAAGGCATCTACTCTTCTGGGAGTTCGCACAGAGATGATATGCCCTCATCACTCAGTAATTATGTGCCTAATCCAGAAGGCTTGAACTCTTTTGGGAGTTCATACGGAGATCTTAGTGCCAATTATGGGAGCATCCCACAACACGCACTGCATAGATGGATACAATGTGATGGCTGTGGGGTGACGCCTATTGTTGGGCCTCGCTACAAGTCTAATGT TAAAGAAGACTATGATTTGTGCGGTGCCTGTTTTTCTCACATGGGCAATGAGTCTGAATATACCAGATTAGACATGCCAGCTTCAAAAAAT ATTCCACCGGTGAAGCCTGACTGTCACTTCATCAAGGATGTTACTGTCCCTGATGGTACACCAATGGCACCGTCAACTCCCTTTACCAAGATTTGGCGCATGCAGAACAGTGGGGCTACCATGTGGCCGTTTGGTACCCAGCTTATCTGGGTTGGCGGGGATCAATTTTCATGCCAGAGTTCAGTTAAATTAGCG ATTTCATTGAATAGGGGGCTTCCTGTGGGCCAAGTGACTGATGTCGCTGTTGATTTTCTTGCCCCTGCGAAGCCTGGTAGGTACATATCTTACTGGAGATTGGCATTACCCTCAGGTCAGAAATTTGGTCAGCAAGTTTGGGTTCTTATTCAG GTGGAGCAGCCTATTCAAACCAGTAGTAGCAAACAGGCTGCTGCAATAAACTTGAACCTGGCCCTAGAAGCCAACAGTGCAAAACTGAAGCCTTCCATCATTgatatgaacagtgatcccATAGTGCCTTTCTTTGGATACTCTGAAAAATTGAAGCCTTTCAGCATCAATATAAACACTGATACCACAGTGCCTAACTTTGAATACCGTTTTCGTGAATCCATCAAACCCAAGGAATCTGAGCCTGCTCCTAGTGTTATGCCCTCTGTCCCAACAGCAGTTCAACCAGTGCAGATCCCCATCACTGATGCATCCGCCTTGTCTGCTGGAGCTGCATTGGCTTCGGTACCTGCTGGTGTGCCTGCAACTGATGCTATGTCTGCTCCTGTTAGTGTGCCTGCGCCTGCAACTGCTCCTGTTAGTGTGCCTGCGCCTGCAACTGCTCCTATTAGTGTGCCTGCTGCACCTTCTAATGAAATCATCAACCACACGGAGGAGAAACTGCTGAGTGAGCTGGAGCATATGGGCTTCATGCAGGCTGACCTGAACAAGGAGATACTCCGGCAGAATAAGTACGACCTGGAGCAGTCTGTTGTTGATCTATGTGGCTTCAATGAGTGGGATCCACTCCTTGGCGAGCTCTCCGAACTG GGTTTTGATGATGCAGAGATGAACAAGGCGGTGGTTGAGAGTGACGACGAACGCATCAAGCTACTGGCCACTGATCTCTCTTCCAGTGCGAAGGACCAGTGA